The following are encoded together in the Leptospira stimsonii genome:
- a CDS encoding helix-turn-helix domain-containing protein has product MATENSVKHIGEKIKAVFDAAGISQRQVAQKLNLTPGGLNSKITGRIESFAPSFLHFINSEFGADLNWLVDDTQPVTPVIYTKGVGRKVKDDDQLFNQMKNTEGVKDIIRNLLDLSPQERNTFKDLITQYSTLRKNLKKN; this is encoded by the coding sequence ATGGCGACAGAAAATTCGGTAAAACATATTGGCGAGAAAATTAAGGCTGTGTTCGATGCGGCAGGAATTAGCCAGCGACAAGTAGCTCAAAAACTGAATCTGACTCCAGGCGGATTAAACAGTAAAATTACTGGTAGGATTGAATCCTTTGCTCCGTCATTTCTACATTTTATAAATTCTGAATTTGGTGCTGACTTAAATTGGTTAGTCGATGATACACAACCTGTAACTCCCGTCATTTACACGAAAGGAGTAGGGCGCAAGGTGAAAGACGATGATCAATTATTTAATCAGATGAAAAATACCGAAGGTGTTAAAGATATTATTAGAAATCTCTTAGATCTTTCTCCTCAAGAGAGAAATACTTTTAAGGATTTGATTACTCAATATTCAACTCTTAGAAAGAACTTAAAGAAAAATTAA